The sequence CGAACCACACTTCCTTCCCGTCGCCGTCGACCTGCATCCCCCATCGCCTGGCCAGCCCGTGCACCACGACCAGCCCCCGGCCGCTGTCGAGGTCCGATGCCTGCCGCCCCCGGAACACCGGTAGGCCACGGTGCGTGTCACCGACCCCGACCCGCACGTGGTCGGCGAAGCGCTCGACGGTGATGGTGAACCGGGTCCGGGCGTGCAGCACCGCGTTCGACGCCAGCTCCGAGGTGAGCAGGGCCACGGTGCTCGCCGTGCCGCCCGCCAGTCCGAGCGCCGAGACCACGAACGCCCGAGCTTGCCCCACCGACACCGACT is a genomic window of Rhabdothermincola sediminis containing:
- a CDS encoding ATP-binding protein, translating into MSTSFRGVGAGPAPLVEAQASFAPESVSVGQARAFVVSALGLAGGTASTVALLTSELASNAVLHARTRFTITVERFADHVRVGVGDTHRGLPVFRGRQASDLDSGRGLVVVHGLARRWGMQVDGDGKEVWFEVALPAE